Below is a window of Desmonostoc muscorum LEGE 12446 DNA.
TGAAAAAATGTCTAGTTTGGGACAGTTGGTAGCGGGAATTGCCCACGAAATCAATAATCCCGTCAATTTTATCTATGGCAATATTAGTCATGCCAGTGAATATATCCAAGATTTGCTGCACTTAATAGAACTTTATCAACAGCACTACTGCCCACAAACACCAGAAATTCACGAACAAATCTACGCCATTGATTTAGACTTTCTCAAACAAGACTTGCCCAAGATCCTAAATTCTATCAATATGGGAGCCGAACGCATTCGGCAGATTGTCTTATCTTTACGCAATTTCTCTCGCCTTGATGAAGACGGGATGAAAGCAGTGGACATCCATGAAGGTTTGGATAACACCTTGCTAATATTACAAAGTCGTTTAAAAGCCAAACCAGGATATCCCGAAATCCAAGTAGTTAAAGATTACGGCAACCTGCCAGCAGTGGTGTGTCACGCTGGACAGATGAATCAGGTATTTATGAATCTGTTGACAAATGCGATCGATGCATTAGAAGAGGGAGTGGGGAGTCGGGAGTGGGGAGATCAGGGAGACGCGGGGAATAAACCAATGCCCAATGCCCAATGCCCAATGCCGAAAATTCGCATTCGCACTCTCATTGAAAAAAATTGTGTAATTATTCGTATTGCTGACAATGGGTTAGGGATGACAGAAGAAGTACGCAAACGGCTATTTGACCCGTTTTTCACTACGAAACCTGTGGGTAAAGGCACTGGCATGGGATTATCAATTAGTTACCAAATTGTTGTCAAAAAACATTCTGGGCAACTTGAGTGTATTTCAGCACCAGGACAAGGTGCCGAGTTTGCGATCGTGATTCCGCTAAAGCAGTAACTCGTCGATATAATCAGATATTAACTTTTTATTAACCAAAAATTAACCTATGAGTTGTTAACTGATATTAATTCACTTTTTGCTGCAACATTTGAACGTCCCTCCAACAACCTGAAATTTACAGGAGTTGGAGGGATTATTTATCGGACTTACGCATTGACAATAAATACAAAAGATGTTTTAAAAAGCAATACAGTTCAGTTAAGCTCAAAACCCTCATGTAGAGACGCGATTCATCGCGTCTGAAAGACCAATATTCTACGCCAATAACCCTTAACCCAAGCGTATTGTGTTAAAAAGAACATCTTTCGTAGGGGTTTACTCAACTTCAGAGCAAGAGACGCGATAAATCGCCGTCTCTACAAAAGGTTGATTATTGTAGAGACGCGATTTATCGCGTCTGGGGATTTAAACAATTCTGAATTCTGAATTCTGAATTCTTCTTCAAAATTCCTGCTGTTGATAAACAAGATAAATAGCTTCTAAAAATACATCCGGTGTCACAGTTTCTGGCAACTTTTCTAAATTAATAATAGATTTAACTTGCTCAGCTAACTTTAAAGATAATGATGCTCTTGCTTTTAATGACATTGCACCACGTCGCTGTAAATACTCACGAATAACAGCAAAATCATCAGGCAACAATTGGGATAAATTGGCACTTTGTAGTAATTGGTCGTGGAGTATCTTTGCGTGTTCTGAAATTATTAATGTCGGTGCATTGGCTGGTTGGGCTTGAATCACAATTGTGCCAGCAGCCAAATCACCCAAACGCTTTTCCCGACTACCCAACATAATTAAAAAAGCGCCAATAAACAAAGTTTCATCAAACGGTCGCAATAAGGCACGTAGAGTTGCTTGTTGTAGTCCGATGAGTCTACCATCATCTCGAACGACGCGAATTTTAGCAATGCGTTTACCAGGAGTTTGTCCAAACCATAGGGTTTCAAAAAATACAAAATAGCCAATGTAAATTGCAAAGGCGATAAAGAAGAAAATCGCTAACAACCAAAGTCCTATATTCCGAGAATTTGTAACTAAATCTTCGAGAAAATTGAACACTTGTGTTGAGAAGAAAGTCCAGACCAACACAAATAGCAACAAACTTACACCCAACACTGTATAATCAATGAGCAATGCTAAAGCTCGATTGCCGATTCCTGCTAAAGTAAATTCCAGTTCTACACTTTCTGGAGTCTGGAATGAGATGCGATTAAAAAAGCGCATATATGAACTAATAAAAGATTAATAAAGTTAAATTCAGGTATTGAGTTAAGGAAAATCCTGGGAAGGAGGTTGTCGTAATTGCAAACCCAAACCTTCACGCCGACTACGCAAGTCAAAGTATAAAACAGCTTTGAGTGCTTGCCAGAATGGCATGACAAGAACTCCACCTACTAAGCTACCAATCCAAGAAATAAGATACACAAGTGAGTACATAGCAGAGCCTGGTTCAAGCCTTATTAGGAATAAGCTAGGTACATAGTTTAATACAAACACCAACGGCAATGTAACAACAAAAGCAACTAAAACAACGCCTTGAATGCGAAATACTGAGGCTTTAGTTAACTCCCAACTTCTGGCAACACTTTCGCCACCATTAATATTTTCCTCAACTGCTAGGGGAACTTCAGCGACTATCCAACGTGAGTAAAACCACGTTAGTCCCAACAGCACAATCCCTACTGTTACGATTACTGCCAATGTGGTTGTGAGTATAACAGTAGCTGTACCACCACCTAATAGAGTTCCTAATGCTACTCCCAGTATGCCAGCGAAGATACCACCAACGATCGCTAGCCCAAAATAAATTATCAGCAGAGATATTCCTACTTGGAAAGCAACTCTTAAAAATGACCACAGACGTGGATTAATATGGCTCCTAGCAGATTCGACGCTTTCAGGTTGGTAAACCAATTCTCCAAAAGCCAAGCGTGAAATTAATCCAGAAATGGCAGCATACTTTGCCCAGCCATACACTGGGACTATAATCCACAAGTGAGCGATCGCAGCTAAATTTAGATAAGTCTTGAGATGAGAACGATACAGTCGCACCGCAGCACTGACAACATTACCGATACTCAGTGGTTGTATGTGACCTGGAGATCCAAAATTTTCAGACATAATACTAAATTTCCCTTGAAACTACGGATATGAATTTGAGGCTATCTTAAACTAAGTTAAAGTCAGTGTTCCCAAAATTCATGAATATTCAACGTTGGATTGGACGACGAGAACCGAATTGGCAGCGTTTGGATGCCCTATTAAAGCAGGTAGAAAAAAAAGGTCTAAAGTCTTTACGGGCAGCCGAAATTAGAGAATTAGCAAGTTTGTATCGTTCAGTAGCCGCAGATTTAGCCCGCGCCCGCACCCAACAAATCAGCAATACTTTGATACAAAGTTTACAATCTTTAACAACTCGTGCTTATACGCAGAT
It encodes the following:
- a CDS encoding RDD family protein, yielding MRFFNRISFQTPESVELEFTLAGIGNRALALLIDYTVLGVSLLLFVLVWTFFSTQVFNFLEDLVTNSRNIGLWLLAIFFFIAFAIYIGYFVFFETLWFGQTPGKRIAKIRVVRDDGRLIGLQQATLRALLRPFDETLFIGAFLIMLGSREKRLGDLAAGTIVIQAQPANAPTLIISEHAKILHDQLLQSANLSQLLPDDFAVIREYLQRRGAMSLKARASLSLKLAEQVKSIINLEKLPETVTPDVFLEAIYLVYQQQEF